A section of the Bradyrhizobium oligotrophicum S58 genome encodes:
- a CDS encoding S49 family peptidase, with protein sequence MVDNLTQPSDAAGPFDRLKALLPARLRGAPVVPVVRLSGVIGAVTPLRPGLTLAGVAKMLERAFSMRNAKAVALVINSPGGSPVQSRQIYLRIRQLAAEKKLPVLVFVEDVAASGGYMIACAGDEIFCDPSSIIGSIGVVGGSFGLQELIKKIGIERRLYTAGEHKAMLDPFLPENPDDVARLKKIQREIHALFISLVKESRTTRLKGADDLLFTGEYWAGDSAVTLGLADAIGDLRGVLRARFGDKVATPVVAPAAGLLSGLLGRRAAGAGSLGATGLGWAGMAEELISAVETRSIWARFGF encoded by the coding sequence ATGGTGGACAATTTGACACAACCCAGCGATGCAGCAGGGCCTTTCGATCGGTTGAAGGCGCTGCTTCCGGCGCGGCTCCGTGGCGCACCGGTGGTGCCCGTCGTCCGCCTGTCCGGCGTGATCGGCGCGGTGACGCCGCTGCGGCCGGGGCTGACGCTGGCCGGCGTCGCCAAGATGCTGGAGCGGGCGTTTTCGATGCGCAACGCCAAGGCGGTGGCGCTGGTGATCAATTCGCCGGGCGGCTCGCCGGTGCAGTCGCGCCAGATCTATCTGCGCATCCGCCAGCTCGCGGCCGAGAAGAAGCTGCCGGTGCTGGTGTTCGTCGAGGATGTCGCCGCATCCGGCGGCTACATGATCGCCTGCGCCGGCGACGAGATCTTCTGCGATCCGTCCTCGATCATCGGCTCGATCGGCGTCGTCGGCGGCTCGTTCGGGTTGCAGGAGCTGATCAAGAAGATCGGCATCGAGCGCCGGCTCTATACGGCCGGCGAGCACAAGGCGATGCTCGATCCGTTCCTGCCGGAGAATCCCGACGACGTGGCGCGGCTGAAGAAGATCCAGCGCGAGATCCACGCGCTGTTCATCTCGCTGGTCAAGGAGAGCCGCACCACCCGGCTGAAGGGCGCCGACGATCTGCTGTTCACCGGTGAGTATTGGGCCGGCGACAGCGCCGTCACGCTGGGGCTGGCGGACGCCATCGGCGACCTCCGCGGCGTGCTGCGCGCCCGGTTCGGCGACAAGGTCGCGACGCCCGTGGTGGCGCCGGCCGCCGGCCTGCTGTCCGGCCTGCTTGGGCGTCGCGCCGCCGGGGCGGGCAGTCTGGGGGCCACTGGCCTGGGCTGGGCGGGAATGGCCGAGGAGCTGATCTCCGCGGTCGAAACCCGGTCGATCTGGGCCCGATTCGGGTTCTGA
- a CDS encoding tRNA1(Val) (adenine(37)-N6)-methyltransferase, protein MSDAIAISEDAVLGGRLRLRQPTSGHRAGHDAILLAAATAARPGDRVVDLGAGVGTAGLALARRVGGLALTLVEREPYLASLARDNADANELPAAVAVLDVAAEAAAFAAAGLGPDSVDVVLMNPPFHDDARHRASPDAARATAHMATATTLEIWTHAARRMLKSAGVLTLIWRADAVGEVLAALARGFGSVAIQPVHGQAGKPAIRILVRAVKGGRAPTQIWPGVMLNEAAGAPSEDIRRVLEGQGALALAGPLNGDRV, encoded by the coding sequence ATGAGTGACGCGATCGCGATCTCCGAAGATGCCGTTCTAGGTGGGCGCCTGCGGCTGCGACAACCGACCTCAGGCCATCGCGCCGGCCACGATGCGATCCTGCTGGCGGCAGCGACGGCTGCGCGCCCGGGTGATCGCGTCGTCGATCTCGGTGCCGGGGTGGGGACGGCCGGGCTGGCCTTGGCGAGACGCGTCGGTGGCCTCGCGCTGACGCTGGTCGAACGCGAGCCGTATCTGGCGAGCCTCGCGCGCGACAATGCAGACGCCAATGAATTGCCGGCTGCGGTCGCCGTTCTCGACGTCGCCGCGGAAGCGGCCGCCTTTGCCGCGGCGGGGCTCGGGCCCGACAGCGTTGACGTCGTCTTGATGAATCCACCGTTCCACGATGACGCCCGTCACCGCGCCTCTCCGGACGCCGCGCGCGCGACCGCGCATATGGCGACCGCGACGACGTTGGAGATCTGGACCCACGCTGCGCGCCGGATGCTGAAATCGGCTGGCGTGCTGACGCTGATCTGGCGGGCCGATGCTGTGGGAGAGGTGCTGGCGGCGCTGGCGCGGGGGTTCGGCAGCGTTGCCATTCAACCGGTTCACGGACAGGCCGGGAAGCCGGCGATCCGTATCCTGGTCAGGGCCGTCAAGGGCGGCCGGGCACCGACGCAGATCTGGCCGGGCGTGATGCTCAACGAGGCGGCAGGTGCGCCCAGCGAAGATATTCGGCGCGTGCTGGAAGGGCAGGGGGCGCTGGCCTTGGCCGGCCCCCTGAACGGTGATCGGGTTTGA
- a CDS encoding putative signal transducing protein translates to MKELVRTNDIVLVSAIGALLDGADIHHLVLDQNMSIIEGSLGILPRRILVHEDDNLQARRLLTEAGLAHELRADE, encoded by the coding sequence TTGAAGGAATTGGTTCGGACCAACGACATCGTGCTGGTTTCGGCAATTGGAGCGCTGCTCGACGGCGCCGATATCCATCACCTCGTGCTCGACCAGAACATGAGCATCATCGAGGGCTCGCTCGGCATCCTGCCGCGACGGATCCTCGTGCATGAGGACGACAATCTGCAGGCGCGCCGGCTGCTGACCGAGGCTGGACTGGCGCATGAATTGCGCGCCGATGAGTGA
- a CDS encoding polyprenyl synthetase family protein: MAVIVPFESPSGASIDGLVGLVAADMERVNTTILSRTGSDVTMIPEVANHLISSGGKRLRPMLTLAMAHLTGYTGDGHVKLAAAVEFMHTATLLHDDVVDESEMRRGKLSARMLWGNEASVLVGDFLLGQAFRMMVEVGSLRALDILSAAAATIAEGEVMQLAAAKNTATTEDEYLAVIRGKTAELFAAACEVGPVLADRPKAEQAASRSFGMNLGIAFQLVDDVLDYGGKAAKLGKNIGDDFREGKITLPVVLAFRRGSDSERAFWIKALERGEISDSDLDHAIGLMNKHRALEDTISRAHHYGAMAVDALALFPASPMKTALEQVVAFCLARSH, encoded by the coding sequence GTGGCGGTTATCGTACCTTTCGAAAGCCCATCGGGTGCGTCGATCGACGGGCTTGTCGGGCTGGTCGCAGCCGACATGGAACGGGTCAACACCACGATTCTGTCGCGGACCGGTTCGGACGTGACGATGATCCCGGAGGTCGCCAATCACCTGATTTCCTCGGGCGGCAAGCGGCTGCGGCCGATGCTGACGCTGGCGATGGCCCATCTCACCGGCTACACCGGCGATGGTCACGTCAAGCTCGCGGCTGCCGTCGAGTTCATGCACACCGCGACGCTGCTCCATGACGACGTCGTCGACGAAAGCGAAATGCGCCGCGGCAAATTGTCCGCGCGCATGCTGTGGGGCAACGAGGCCAGCGTGCTGGTCGGCGACTTCCTGCTCGGCCAGGCCTTCCGCATGATGGTCGAGGTCGGCTCGCTGCGCGCGCTCGACATTCTCTCCGCTGCCGCGGCCACGATCGCCGAAGGCGAGGTGATGCAGCTTGCGGCTGCCAAGAACACGGCAACCACCGAGGACGAATACCTCGCCGTGATCCGCGGCAAGACGGCCGAGCTGTTCGCTGCCGCCTGCGAGGTCGGCCCGGTGCTCGCCGACCGCCCCAAGGCCGAGCAGGCCGCATCGCGCTCCTTCGGCATGAATCTCGGCATCGCCTTCCAGCTCGTCGACGACGTGCTCGACTATGGCGGCAAGGCTGCCAAGCTCGGCAAGAACATCGGAGACGATTTCCGCGAGGGCAAGATCACGCTTCCGGTGGTGCTCGCCTTCCGCCGCGGCAGCGACAGCGAGCGCGCGTTCTGGATCAAGGCGCTGGAGCGCGGCGAGATCAGCGATTCAGATCTCGACCATGCGATCGGACTGATGAACAAGCACCGCGCGCTGGAGGACACGATCAGCCGCGCGCATCATTACGGCGCCATGGCCGTCGACGCGCTGGCGCTGTTCCCGGCCTCGCCGATGAAGACCGCGCTGGAGCAGGTCGTCGCGTTCTGTCTGGCGCGATCGCATTAG
- a CDS encoding 4-(cytidine 5'-diphospho)-2-C-methyl-D-erythritol kinase translates to MLASTVTGALQEQGRAKVNLTLRVVGRRADGYHDLESVVAFADCADQLTLVPGPELTLTTTGPLAEACGETTDNLVLKAARLLAEAVPGLKLGAFTLEKLLPVAAGIGGGSADAAAALRLLAKLNALSLDDPRLAAVALKTGADVPVCVPSRACTMTGVGENLQPLALPVLPCVMINPRVPVATKDVFQALGLKPGDLLVGVTDVLTAPSWPKAGASIGDWVATLNRVKNDLEPPALKVQPIIGTVLEALRASAGVLLARMSGSGATCFAICGSDADAKAAGAAIAAAHPEWWVHAGTLS, encoded by the coding sequence ATGTTGGCGTCCACGGTCACCGGCGCGCTGCAGGAGCAGGGGCGCGCCAAGGTCAATCTGACCCTGCGCGTCGTCGGCCGCAGGGCCGACGGCTATCATGATCTCGAAAGCGTGGTCGCGTTTGCCGACTGCGCGGACCAGCTCACGCTTGTGCCGGGCCCGGAGCTGACGCTGACCACGACCGGACCTTTGGCGGAGGCGTGCGGCGAGACCACGGACAATCTGGTCCTGAAGGCCGCCCGGCTGTTGGCGGAGGCCGTCCCTGGCCTGAAGCTCGGCGCCTTCACGCTGGAGAAGCTGCTGCCGGTCGCCGCCGGTATCGGTGGCGGCTCGGCCGATGCCGCAGCGGCGCTGCGGCTGCTGGCGAAGCTGAACGCGCTGTCGTTGGACGACCCGCGCCTCGCTGCCGTGGCCCTGAAGACGGGCGCCGACGTCCCGGTCTGCGTGCCCTCGCGCGCCTGCACCATGACCGGCGTCGGCGAGAATCTGCAGCCGCTCGCACTGCCCGTCCTGCCTTGCGTGATGATCAATCCGCGGGTGCCGGTCGCGACCAAGGATGTGTTCCAGGCGCTTGGTCTAAAGCCGGGCGATCTGCTGGTCGGCGTGACCGACGTGCTGACGGCGCCGTCCTGGCCCAAGGCCGGCGCCTCTATCGGCGACTGGGTCGCGACGCTCAACCGGGTGAAGAACGATCTCGAGCCGCCCGCGCTGAAGGTCCAGCCGATCATCGGCACCGTGCTCGAGGCCCTCCGTGCGAGCGCCGGCGTGCTGCTGGCGCGCATGTCCGGCTCCGGCGCGACATGTTTCGCGATCTGCGGCAGCGACGCGGATGCGAAAGCCGCCGGCGCCGCGATCGCCGCTGCGCATCCCGAATGGTGGGTGCATGCGGGGACGCTGAGCTAA
- a CDS encoding tetratricopeptide repeat protein, translating to MLSIRCNRWTAVAVAALLLPGTVLAQTPDHPADNSAKFPSSVDLKSLTTSGSYLAARHASVERDAASAAAFYRSALRSDPKNNELLDRAFISSVADGDIDEAVKLAERVLAVDKANRIARLVVGVQDIKQKKYAAAQTNINQSVRGPITDLVATLLSAWAAAGAGDAKTAVANIDKLTGPEWYPLFKDLHAGMILELAGKEKDAGTRFERAYKLDDSMLRITEAYAHWLSRNKDAAAATAIYEAFDKKLARHPLVQEGLRETKAGKKLPSLVDSAQAGAAEALYGIGATLSRRGGEDLALVYLQLALHLQPNHPLALLSLADLYETVKKPQMAIKVYERVPASSPLKRNAQIQLATDLDSADRSDEAIKILKDVISQDPKDLEAIMALGNIERGRKKFADCGKTYSLGIDALPANNDKANSVYYYYRGICLERSKQWPKAEADMRKALELQADQPHVLNYLGYSWIDQGVNLDEGMKMIKRAVEQRPDDGYIVDSLGWAYYRIGNYEEAVKNLERAIDLKPEDPTINDHLGDAYWRIGRKLEAKFQWAHARDLKPEAEELPKIEAKIQNGLTDEPAPAAASADTKDTPSDAKKDDGKGG from the coding sequence ATGTTATCAATTCGCTGCAATCGCTGGACCGCTGTTGCCGTTGCTGCCTTGCTGCTCCCCGGTACCGTCCTGGCCCAGACGCCGGACCACCCGGCGGATAACAGCGCGAAGTTTCCGAGCAGCGTCGATCTGAAGTCGCTCACCACCTCGGGCAGCTATCTCGCGGCCCGCCACGCCAGCGTCGAGCGCGACGCGGCCTCGGCGGCGGCGTTCTATCGCTCCGCACTGCGCAGCGACCCGAAGAACAACGAGCTGCTCGATCGCGCCTTCATCTCGTCGGTCGCCGATGGCGACATCGACGAGGCGGTGAAGCTCGCCGAGCGCGTGCTCGCGGTCGACAAGGCGAACCGCATCGCGCGGCTCGTGGTCGGCGTGCAGGACATCAAGCAGAAGAAATACGCGGCCGCTCAGACCAACATCAATCAGTCGGTGCGCGGCCCGATCACCGATCTCGTCGCGACGCTGCTTTCGGCCTGGGCCGCGGCCGGCGCGGGCGATGCCAAGACGGCGGTGGCCAACATCGACAAGCTGACCGGTCCCGAATGGTATCCGCTGTTCAAGGATCTCCACGCCGGCATGATCCTGGAGCTGGCCGGCAAGGAGAAGGACGCCGGCACGCGCTTCGAGCGCGCCTACAAGCTCGACGATTCGATGCTGCGCATCACCGAGGCCTATGCGCATTGGCTGTCGCGGAACAAGGATGCGGCGGCGGCGACCGCGATCTATGAAGCGTTCGACAAGAAGCTCGCGCGCCATCCGCTGGTGCAGGAGGGGCTGCGCGAGACCAAGGCCGGCAAGAAGCTGCCGTCGCTGGTCGACTCGGCCCAGGCCGGCGCCGCCGAGGCGCTGTACGGCATCGGCGCCACCTTGAGCCGCCGCGGCGGCGAGGATCTCGCCCTGGTCTATCTGCAGCTCGCGCTGCACCTGCAGCCGAATCATCCGCTGGCGCTGCTGTCGCTCGCCGATCTCTACGAGACCGTGAAGAAGCCGCAGATGGCGATCAAGGTCTATGAGCGGGTGCCGGCGAGCTCGCCGCTGAAGCGCAACGCGCAGATCCAGCTCGCGACCGATCTCGACAGCGCCGATCGCAGCGACGAGGCGATCAAGATCCTGAAGGACGTGATCAGCCAGGATCCGAAGGATCTCGAGGCGATCATGGCGCTCGGCAACATCGAGCGCGGCCGCAAGAAGTTCGCCGATTGCGGCAAGACCTATTCGCTCGGCATCGACGCGCTGCCGGCGAACAACGACAAGGCCAACAGCGTCTATTATTACTATCGCGGCATCTGCCTGGAACGCTCCAAGCAGTGGCCGAAGGCCGAGGCCGACATGCGCAAGGCGCTCGAGCTGCAGGCCGACCAGCCGCATGTGCTGAACTATCTCGGCTATTCCTGGATCGACCAGGGCGTCAATCTCGACGAAGGCATGAAGATGATCAAGCGCGCCGTCGAGCAGCGGCCGGACGATGGCTACATCGTCGACTCGCTCGGTTGGGCCTATTACCGCATCGGCAATTACGAGGAGGCGGTGAAGAACCTCGAGCGCGCGATCGACCTCAAGCCCGAGGATCCGACCATCAACGACCATCTCGGCGACGCCTATTGGCGCATCGGCCGCAAGCTGGAGGCCAAGTTCCAGTGGGCCCATGCGCGTGACCTGAAGCCGGAGGCCGAAGAGCTGCCGAAGATCGAGGCCAAGATCCAGAACGGCCTGACCGACGAGCCCGCGCCGGCGGCGGCCAGCGCCGACACCAAGGACACGCCGTCTGACGCCAAGAAGGACGACGGCAAGGGCGGCTAG
- a CDS encoding electron transfer flavoprotein-ubiquinone oxidoreductase, producing MSTEELPPRESMEFDVVIVGAGPSGLTAAIRLKQLNADLNIVVVEKGSEVGAHILSGAVIDPAALDKLIPDWRSDEDCPLKTQVQVDKFFWMTESSAIALPGFAMPPLMDNHHCYIGSLGNVCRWLSRKAEALGVEIYPGFAATEVLYDEQGAVRGIATGDMGIGKDGKPKSSFTRGMELVGKYTLFAEGARGSLSKQLIAKFALDANSEPAKFGIGLKEVWQIDPAKHQKGLIQHSFGWPLDMKTGGGSFLYHYDDNLVAVGFVVHLNYDDPYLSPFDEFQRFKTHPSIRGVFEGGKRLAYGARAITEGGYQSVPRLSFAGGALLGCAAGFVNVPRIKGVHNAMGSAMLAAEHVNAALAAGRANDELVSYENAWRGSPVGEDLFKVRNVKPLWSKFGTVLGVMLGGFDMWCNTLGFSLFGTQSHAKPDRATLDPAKAHQPKPAMKPDGKLTFDRLSSVFLSNTNHEEDQPVHLKVADMALQKSSEHDVYAGPSNRYCPAGVYEWVEDGSSPRFVINAQNCVHCKTCDVKDPNGNITWVPPEGGGGPNYEAM from the coding sequence ATGAGCACCGAAGAGCTACCTCCGCGCGAATCCATGGAGTTCGACGTCGTCATCGTTGGCGCCGGCCCGTCGGGCCTGACCGCCGCGATCCGGCTGAAGCAGCTCAATGCCGACCTCAACATCGTCGTGGTCGAGAAGGGCTCCGAGGTCGGCGCGCACATTCTGTCCGGCGCGGTGATCGATCCGGCCGCGCTCGACAAGCTGATCCCGGACTGGCGCTCGGATGAGGATTGCCCGCTCAAGACCCAGGTCCAGGTCGACAAGTTCTTCTGGATGACCGAGAGCAGCGCGATCGCGCTGCCGGGCTTCGCGATGCCGCCGCTGATGGACAACCATCATTGCTACATCGGCTCGCTCGGCAATGTCTGTCGCTGGCTGTCGCGCAAGGCCGAGGCGCTCGGCGTCGAGATCTATCCGGGCTTCGCGGCGACCGAGGTGCTCTATGACGAACAGGGCGCGGTGCGCGGCATCGCCACCGGCGACATGGGCATCGGCAAGGACGGCAAGCCGAAATCGTCGTTCACGCGCGGCATGGAGCTGGTCGGGAAGTACACGCTGTTCGCCGAGGGCGCGCGCGGCAGCCTGTCCAAGCAGCTGATCGCGAAATTTGCACTGGACGCCAACAGCGAGCCGGCGAAATTCGGCATCGGACTCAAGGAAGTCTGGCAGATCGATCCCGCCAAGCACCAGAAGGGCCTCATCCAGCACTCGTTCGGCTGGCCGCTCGACATGAAGACCGGCGGCGGCTCGTTCCTCTATCACTACGACGACAACCTCGTCGCGGTCGGCTTCGTCGTGCATTTGAACTACGACGATCCTTATCTGTCGCCGTTCGATGAATTCCAGCGCTTCAAGACGCATCCGTCGATCCGCGGCGTATTCGAAGGCGGCAAGCGCCTCGCCTATGGCGCGCGCGCCATCACCGAAGGCGGCTATCAATCGGTGCCGCGGCTGTCCTTCGCCGGCGGCGCGCTGCTCGGCTGCGCGGCCGGCTTCGTCAACGTGCCCCGCATCAAGGGCGTGCACAATGCGATGGGCAGCGCGATGCTCGCGGCCGAGCACGTCAATGCCGCGCTCGCGGCCGGTCGCGCCAATGACGAACTGGTCAGTTACGAGAACGCCTGGCGCGGCTCGCCGGTGGGTGAGGACCTGTTCAAGGTCCGCAACGTCAAGCCGCTGTGGTCGAAGTTCGGCACCGTGCTCGGCGTCATGCTCGGCGGCTTCGACATGTGGTGCAACACGCTCGGCTTCTCGCTGTTCGGCACCCAGTCGCACGCCAAGCCCGATCGTGCCACGCTCGATCCGGCCAAGGCGCACCAGCCGAAGCCCGCGATGAAGCCGGACGGTAAATTGACCTTCGACCGGCTGTCGTCGGTGTTTCTGTCGAACACCAATCACGAGGAAGATCAGCCGGTGCATCTGAAGGTCGCCGACATGGCGCTGCAGAAGAGCTCCGAGCACGACGTCTATGCCGGTCCATCCAACCGCTACTGCCCGGCCGGCGTCTATGAGTGGGTCGAGGACGGCTCGAGCCCGCGCTTCGTGATCAACGCGCAGAACTGCGTCCACTGCAAGACCTGCGACGTCAAGGATCCCAACGGCAACATCACCTGGGTTCCTCCGGAGGGCGGCGGCGGGCCGAACTACGAAGCGATGTAG
- a CDS encoding uracil-DNA glycosylase yields MTPEPLPDIRQLLAFYLEAGVDCALADEPINRLVEPEAVPAAAAPVARAAMAPQLGKPAAPAIVPPRGEPPPPPDAAIASAREAARTAPTLDALRALLEEFDGCSLKQTATRLVFADGNPQARIMLVGEAPGRDEDIEGLPFVGRSGKLLDRMIAAIGLDRTNVYIANVIPWRPPGNRTPTPQETQICLPFIRRQIELVDPDVLVTLGNPSTQAILGTTEGIMRTRGKWRDYDTGKRTIRAIATFHPAYLLRSPSYKRLSWQDLRAIAKVMAV; encoded by the coding sequence ATGACCCCAGAGCCCCTCCCCGACATCCGCCAGCTGCTCGCCTTCTACCTGGAGGCCGGGGTCGATTGCGCGCTTGCCGACGAGCCGATCAACCGGCTGGTCGAGCCTGAGGCGGTGCCTGCGGCCGCGGCTCCCGTTGCCCGCGCTGCGATGGCGCCGCAACTCGGCAAGCCCGCGGCGCCGGCGATCGTTCCGCCGCGCGGCGAACCGCCGCCACCGCCGGATGCCGCGATCGCCTCGGCGCGCGAGGCGGCACGCACCGCGCCGACATTGGACGCCTTGCGCGCCCTGCTGGAAGAGTTCGACGGCTGCTCGCTGAAGCAGACGGCGACGCGGTTGGTGTTTGCCGACGGCAATCCGCAGGCGCGGATCATGCTGGTGGGCGAGGCGCCCGGCCGCGACGAGGACATCGAGGGGCTGCCGTTCGTCGGCCGCTCCGGCAAGCTGCTCGACCGCATGATCGCCGCCATCGGGCTCGACCGCACCAACGTCTACATCGCCAACGTCATCCCGTGGCGGCCGCCCGGCAACCGCACGCCCACGCCGCAGGAGACCCAGATCTGCCTGCCATTCATCCGCCGCCAGATCGAGCTGGTCGATCCCGACGTGCTGGTGACGCTCGGCAACCCGTCGACCCAGGCGATCCTCGGGACGACCGAAGGCATCATGCGCACGCGCGGCAAATGGCGCGACTACGACACCGGCAAACGCACGATCCGCGCGATCGCGACCTTCCACCCGGCCTATCTGCTGCGCTCGCCATCCTACAAGCGGCTGTCGTGGCAGGATCTGCGCGCGATCGCCAAGGTGATGGCGGTTTAA
- a CDS encoding glycosyltransferase family 39 protein yields the protein MRFTSLVVELIRARPRLVVVIVVLCQALMWLGVAVLFYRSPPGQLATAIAFGREYQVGTDLGPPLSFWLADIAYRLAGNHLFGVYVLAVLCSALTFWVIYLLSRAIVGGQQAVLAVLLTMAVSAFGASTLEFGPDVLARPLWALLLLHSWQILGRGRRNAWFAWSIEAGLLLLTTPAAAGLLLLIAGFVVTTAQGRRVLRSFDPLFALLVVLVLALPYVIFVLRSDSVGLPALPVLAELSARAWQWLALAGGLLLAISAVLVLVVLDAGWIGGSETDAPIIYRRSVPPLARDFVYCFAIAPSLAGSLISGLFGLPTVFGGSAVALTMVGLALVVASGDLIYLRRQRLLRMVWAVAVAAPAVLVAGSAVVLPLMGDREVATAMPARDISRFFVESFERRTNQRLQAVAGDPQLASLISLGRRRAHLFLDATPQRTPWLTAAKFAEGGGVVVWRAADTVGTPPPDIAQRFPGLVPEVPRSFDWLVNGRQPVLRIGWAIVRPKGP from the coding sequence GTTGTCGAACTGATCCGCGCAAGGCCGCGGCTGGTCGTCGTCATCGTGGTGCTCTGCCAGGCCCTGATGTGGCTCGGTGTCGCCGTGCTGTTCTACCGCAGCCCGCCCGGCCAGCTCGCCACTGCGATCGCCTTCGGCCGGGAGTATCAGGTCGGCACCGACCTCGGTCCGCCATTGTCGTTCTGGCTGGCGGACATCGCCTATCGCCTCGCCGGCAATCATCTGTTCGGCGTGTATGTGCTTGCCGTGCTGTGCTCGGCGCTGACGTTCTGGGTCATCTATCTGCTGTCGCGCGCGATCGTGGGTGGCCAGCAGGCGGTGCTGGCGGTGCTGCTGACCATGGCCGTTTCGGCGTTCGGCGCCTCGACGCTCGAATTTGGCCCTGACGTTCTCGCCAGGCCGCTCTGGGCGCTGCTGCTGCTGCACAGCTGGCAGATCCTCGGCCGCGGCAGGCGCAATGCCTGGTTCGCCTGGTCGATCGAGGCCGGCCTGCTGCTGCTCACCACGCCGGCCGCGGCCGGCCTGCTGCTCTTGATCGCCGGCTTCGTGGTCACGACGGCGCAGGGCCGCCGCGTGCTGCGGTCGTTCGATCCGCTGTTTGCGCTGCTCGTGGTGCTGGTGCTGGCGCTGCCCTACGTGATCTTCGTGCTGCGCTCGGACAGTGTCGGGCTGCCGGCTCTGCCCGTCCTTGCGGAGCTTTCGGCGCGGGCCTGGCAATGGCTTGCGCTGGCGGGAGGGCTGCTGCTGGCGATCTCCGCCGTGCTGGTGCTCGTGGTGCTCGACGCCGGCTGGATCGGCGGCAGCGAGACCGACGCCCCGATCATCTATCGCCGGAGCGTTCCGCCGCTCGCCCGCGACTTCGTCTATTGCTTCGCGATCGCGCCGAGCTTGGCCGGCAGCCTGATCTCCGGCCTGTTCGGGCTTCCCACCGTGTTCGGCGGCTCCGCCGTGGCCTTGACCATGGTTGGACTGGCCCTGGTGGTCGCGTCGGGCGACCTGATCTATCTGCGACGCCAGCGGCTGTTGCGCATGGTCTGGGCCGTTGCGGTGGCAGCACCGGCCGTTCTCGTTGCCGGCAGCGCAGTGGTGCTGCCCTTGATGGGTGATCGCGAGGTCGCGACCGCCATGCCTGCGCGCGACATCTCCCGGTTCTTCGTCGAGAGCTTCGAGCGCCGGACCAATCAGCGGCTGCAGGCGGTCGCGGGCGATCCGCAGCTTGCCAGCCTGATCTCGCTCGGTCGCCGCCGTGCCCATCTGTTCCTCGATGCCACGCCGCAGCGGACGCCATGGCTCACGGCGGCGAAGTTCGCCGAGGGCGGCGGCGTCGTGGTGTGGCGCGCCGCCGACACGGTCGGCACCCCGCCGCCCGACATCGCGCAGCGCTTTCCGGGCCTCGTGCCGGAAGTGCCGCGCAGCTTCGACTGGCTGGTCAACGGCCGCCAGCCGGTGCTGCGCATCGGCTGGGCCATCGTCCGGCCGAAGGGGCCGTAG